A region from the Gallus gallus isolate bGalGal1 chromosome 25, bGalGal1.mat.broiler.GRCg7b, whole genome shotgun sequence genome encodes:
- the ISG20L2 gene encoding interferon-stimulated 20 kDa exonuclease-like 2, giving the protein MSDLILNVTFGVVEPARRAPAGNRKHKKFVRRRHLERKRALERKQRPAALQLGGGCPRKRGGRGRRKRRPEAGGGEREEHKEHEGKDPPGSSGGTTQETGTKRTQGAKKAAKGPVRATGLPPPPSKLVAIDCEMVGTGPGGCTSSLARCSIVGYEGDVLYDSYVRPTEPIVDYRTRWSGIRKKHMVNAVPFCKAQREILKILSGKVVVGHAVHNDFKALKYSHPKELTRDTSKIPLLNQKGGFPENVAISLKRLAKELLHKDIQVGKSGHCSVEDARTTMELYKVVEAEWEQHLMKEQHSKQE; this is encoded by the exons ATGTCGGACCTCATCCTCAACGTCACCTTTGGGGTCGTCGAgcccgcccgccgcgccccggCCGGGAACCGCAAGCACAAGAAATTCGTGAGGCGACGGCATTTGGAGCGGAAGCGTGCGCTCGAGCGGAAACAGCGCCCGGCGGCCCTCCAGCTCGGAGGGGGCTGCCCAAGGAAGCGCGGCGGTAGAGGCCGCAGGAAGAGGAGGCCggaggcgggcggcggggagcgggagGAGCACAAAGAGCACGAAGGAAAAGATCCCCCCGGGTCCTCCGGCGGCACCACGCAAGAAACGGGCACCAAAAGGACACAGGGAGCAAAAAAAGCCGCTAAGGGCCCGGTGCGAGCCACCGGGCTGCCCCCACCGCCCAGCAAGCTCGTGGCTATCGACTGTGAGATGGTGGGCACCGGGCCCGGCGGGTGCACCAGCTCCTTGGCCCGCTGTAGCATTGTGGGCTATGAGGGCGACGTGCTGTATGACTCCTACGTGCGGCCCACGGAGCCCATCGTGGACTACCGCACCCGCTGGAGCGGCATCCGCAAGAAGCACATGGTCAACGCTGTCCCCTTCTGCAAGGCCCAGCGGGAG ATCCTGAAGATCCTCTCTGGAAAGGTGGTGGTTGGCCATGCCGTACACAACGACTTCAAGGCTCTCAAGTACTCCCACCCCAAAGAACTCACCCGTGACACATCCAAAATCCCCTTGTTGAACCAAAAGGGTGGGTTCCCCGAGAATGTCGCCATCTCCCTGAAGCGCCTCGCCAAGGAACTGCTGCACAAAGATATCCAG GTTGGCAAAAGCGGACATTGTTCAGTGGAGGACGCCAGGACCACCATGGAGCTGTACAAGGTCGTGGAGGCAGAGTGGGAGCAACACTTGATGAAAGAACAACACTCTAAGCAGGAGTGA
- the RRNAD1 gene encoding methyltransferase-like protein 25B isoform X1 yields MLKPAAPNTPPPPPPPTEAETAGNGSAPAVRRMRSTLARPRAPAQWGDGRTAHAPWAPSGRLRMRGGAAGRRRGRAHHSVTSRPWQVPPAPPLHWEQQRAANIVRLLSLYRPLLDSYIIDFFTEGLWAKLPPAWQAALEVADPPQLAAMLLGTGGTVGQGTVWPLSLLAFTAATRALSFPRGQLGVTPHPPCQSPHLHPLLRRHVKPKKQHEIRCLGKVLQRLSQATGCDRVVDVGAGQGHLSRFLAFSLGLSVTAVEGDGRLVSLAEHFDQELLRELEKAQARGYSRRLPPSQRHPNTTPDPTDPASLCPRRPQHVAGWLDPQAPGQEFLLAPTPGPALAARNPLAGPVDSEQVLLTGLHACGDLSVALLRHFAHSPQVAAVTSAACCYMKLSTCPEPTAPSLPGYPLSTWVAGLPGHTLSYRAREAACHAVEEYTERLRRDSECLRIHCYRAVLETLIQAADPSKKHLGVQTVKKAHTLSFPEYARLGLTLVGLDSAAVPLDSESVCAMLCQQHKVVAFFSLVLLLAPLVETLILLDRLLYLREQGFQCALVPLFNPRFSPRNLVLVAARVPLDAVLSGLDKDIREDEDTVRGGVEPSGQGQG; encoded by the exons ATGCTGAAGCCGGCGGCGcccaacaccccccccccacccccaccgcCAACGGAAGCGGAAACTGCCGGCAACGGAAGCGCCCCTGCAGTTAGGCGCATGCGCAGCACCCTCGCGCGGCCCCGTGCGCCTGCGCAGTGGGGTGACGGCAGAACTGCGCATGCTCCCTGGGCGCCCAGCGGGCGGCTGCGCATgcgcggcggcgcggcgggaaGGCGGAGGGGCCGGGCG CATCACAGCGTGACATCAAGGCCATGGCAggtgccccccgccccccccctgCACTGGGAGCAGCAACGAGCAGCAAACATTGTCCGCCTTCTATCGCTGTACCGTCCCCTCCTCGACTCCTACATCATT GACTTCTTCACTGAGGGGCTGTGGGCAAAGCTCCCACCGGCCTGGCAGGCAGCCCTAGAAGTGGCAGACCCCCCCCAGCTGGCAGCCATGCTGCTGGGGActgggggcactgtggggcaggGCACGGTGTGGCcactctccctgctggctttCACTGCTGCCACCCgtgctctctcctttcctcgggggcagctgggggttacCCCACACCCACCCTGCCAAAGCCCCCACCTGCACCCACTGCTGCGCCGCCATGTCAAGCCCAAGAAGCAGCATGAGATCCGGTGCCTGGGCAAG GTACTGCAGCGGCTGAGCCAGGCCACCGGCTGTGACCGTGTGGTGGATGTGGGTGCAGGGCAG GGCCACCTCTCACGTTTCCTGGCCTTCAGTCTTGGCTTGTCCGTCACTGCCGTAGAGGGTGACGGCCGCCTGGTCAGCCTGGCAGAGCACTTCGACCAGGAGCTGCTGCGGGAGCTGGAGAAAGCCCAGGCACGGGGTTACAGTAGGAGGCTGCCACCTTCCCAACGCCACCCAAACACAACCCCAGACCCTACAGATCCTGCATCCCTTTGTCCCCGACGCCCTCAACAtgtggctggctggctggaccCGCAGGCACCTGGGCAGGAGTTCCTGCTGGCCCCCACTCCAGGGCCAGCCCTTGCTGCCAGGAACCCACTGGCTGGGCCCGTGGATAGCGAGCAGGTACTGCTGACGGGGCTTCATGCCTGCGGGGACCTCAGTGTGGCCCTCCTGCGTCACTTtgcccacagcccccaggtGGCTGCCGTCACCTCAGCAGCTTGCTGCTATATGAAGCTCTCCACGTGCCCTGAACCAACTGCCCCCAGCCTTCCGGGCTACCCACTGAGCACCTGGGTGGCTGGGCTGCCTGGCCACACGCTGTCCTACCGGGCTCGTGAGGCTGCATGCCATGCAGTGGAGGAGTACACAGAGCGGCTGCGCAGGGACAGTGAATGCTTGCGCATTCACTGCTACCGTGCTGTGCTGGAGACCCTCATCCAGGCAGCTGACCCCAGCAAGAAGCACCTGGGAGTGCAGACAGTGAAGAAAGCCCACACACTCAGCTTCCCCGA ATATGCCCGGCTGGGGCTGACCCTTGTGGGGCTGGACTCGGCCGCCGTGCCTCTGGATTCAGAGTCAGTGTGCGCCATGCTGTGTCAGCAGCACAAGGTGGTTGCCTTCTtcagcctggtgctgctgctggccccaCTGGTGGAGACCCTCATCCTGCTCGATCGCCTACTGTACCTGCGGGAGCAAG GTTTCCAGTGTGCCCTTGTGCCCCTTTTCAACCCCCGGTTCTCCCCACGCAACCTGGTGCTGGTGGCCGCGCGGGTGCCACTGGATGCAGTGCTGTCAGGCCTGGACAAGGACATCCGCGAGGACGAAGACACGGTGAGGGGTGGAGTGGAGCCCTCCGGGCAGGGGCAGGGCTGA
- the MRPL24 gene encoding 39S ribosomal protein L24, mitochondrial isoform X1 — translation MGALGCHPDPRGAIVENVALARLLHHRQSWARNRSARCCSTRAPLSRTSGGAMGAVGGGWNYSSQRAPRGHPRDHSAQSRPLPGCTAPEAGRETRLPAGAAVRAVPGGLRGGLVGRAALRVRPLSGAPSPGTMRLSALLRLAAPPKLPKGYRHGTWRPGTAAERLRNPPGQRRKKIFVEPISREDWKVFRGDTVQVLTGKDAGKQGMVTQVVRARNWVVVEGLNTHYRYVNRDAKYSSTYIASEAPLLLNQISLVDPEDRKPTEVDWRYTEEGERVRVSLRTGRIIPLPLWQRRDGIVPEQWIDGPKDTSVDDALDKTYTPSLKTFEEEIMDAMGIVETRRAKKSYWY, via the exons ATGGGGGCCCTGGGCTGCCACCCTGACCCCCGGGGAGCTATAGTAGAAAACGTAGCCCTGGCCAGGCTCCTGCACCATAGGCAGAGCTGGGCTCGCAACCGCTCTGCTCGCTGCTGCTCCACTCGAGCCCCTCTGTCCAGGACCTCCGGTGGGGCAATGGGGGCCGTGGGAGGCGGCTggaactacagctcccagcgTGCCCCGCGCGGCCACCCACGTGATCACTCCGCCCAATCGCGGCCGCTTCCGGGATGCACCGCGCCAGAGGCGGGGAGAGAGACGCGGCTCCCGGCGGGCGCTGCGGTGCGGGCGGTCCCGGGGGGGCTTAGGGGGGGTTTGGTGGGGAGGGCGGCGCTGCGGGTACGACCCCTGTCCGGtgcccccagccctggcacCATGCGCCTTTCGGCTCTCCTGAGGCTGGCAGCCCCGCCTAAGCTGCCCAAGGGTTACCGGCACGGCACCTGGCGGCCCGGCACCGCAGCCGAACGCCTCCGGAACCCCCCGGGGCAGCGCCGCAAGAAGATCTTCGTGGAACCCATCAGCAGAGAGGATTGGAAGGTGTTCCGCGGTGACACG GTCCAGGTGCTGACCGGGAAGGACGCGGGGAAGCAGGGGATGGTCACCCAGGTCGTACGCGCCCGCAACTGGGTGGTGGTGGAAGGGCTGAACACG CACTACCGCTATGTCAATAGGGATGCCAAGTACAGCAGCACCTACATCGCCAGCGAGGCCCCCCTGCTGCTCAACCAGATCTCCCTGGTGGACCCTGAGGACCG GAAGCCGACAGAGGTGGACTGGAGGTACACAGAGGAGGGCGAGCGCGTCCGCGTCTCGCTACGCACCGGCCGCATCATCCCCCTCCCCCTGTGGCAGCGCCGGGACGGCATCGTTCCTGAGCAGTGGATCG ATGGCCCCAAAGACACGTCGGTGGATGACGCGCTGGACAAAACCTACACGCCGTCCCTAAAGACCTTTGAGGAGGAGATTATGGACGCCATGGGGATTGTGGAGACACGCAGGGCCAAGAAGTCCTACTGGTACTAA
- the CRABP2 gene encoding cellular retinoic acid-binding protein 2 — protein MPNFSGNWKMKSSENFEELLKALGVNMMLRKIAVAAASKPAVEIKQDGESFYIKTSTTVRTTEISFRIGEEFEEQTVDGRPCKSLAKWESENKMVCEQRLLKGEGPRTGWSRELTNDGELILTMTADDVVCTRVYIRE, from the exons ATGCCCAATTTCTCCGGCAATTGGAAGATGAAGAGCTCCGAAAACTTCGAAGAGCTGCTGAAGGCGTTGG GCGTTAATATGATGCTGCGGAAGATCGCGGTGGCTGCGGCCTCGAAGCCAGCAGTGGAGATCAAGCAGGACGGTGAGAGCTTCTACATCAAGACCTCAACCACCGTGCGCACCACTGAGATCAGCTTCAGGATCGGGGAGGAGTTCGAGGAGCAAACGGTGGACGGGCGGCCCTGCAAG AGCTTGGCCAAGTGGGAGAGTGAGAACAAGATGGTGTGTGAGCAGCGGCTGCTGAAGGGCGAGGGGCCCCGGACGGGCTGGTCCCGAGAGCTGACCAACGATGGGGAGCTCATCCTG ACCATGACAGCCGATGATG
- the MRPL24 gene encoding 39S ribosomal protein L24, mitochondrial isoform X2, which yields MRLSALLRLAAPPKLPKGYRHGTWRPGTAAERLRNPPGQRRKKIFVEPISREDWKVFRGDTVQVLTGKDAGKQGMVTQVVRARNWVVVEGLNTHYRYVNRDAKYSSTYIASEAPLLLNQISLVDPEDRKPTEVDWRYTEEGERVRVSLRTGRIIPLPLWQRRDGIVPEQWIDGPKDTSVDDALDKTYTPSLKTFEEEIMDAMGIVETRRAKKSYWY from the exons ATGCGCCTTTCGGCTCTCCTGAGGCTGGCAGCCCCGCCTAAGCTGCCCAAGGGTTACCGGCACGGCACCTGGCGGCCCGGCACCGCAGCCGAACGCCTCCGGAACCCCCCGGGGCAGCGCCGCAAGAAGATCTTCGTGGAACCCATCAGCAGAGAGGATTGGAAGGTGTTCCGCGGTGACACG GTCCAGGTGCTGACCGGGAAGGACGCGGGGAAGCAGGGGATGGTCACCCAGGTCGTACGCGCCCGCAACTGGGTGGTGGTGGAAGGGCTGAACACG CACTACCGCTATGTCAATAGGGATGCCAAGTACAGCAGCACCTACATCGCCAGCGAGGCCCCCCTGCTGCTCAACCAGATCTCCCTGGTGGACCCTGAGGACCG GAAGCCGACAGAGGTGGACTGGAGGTACACAGAGGAGGGCGAGCGCGTCCGCGTCTCGCTACGCACCGGCCGCATCATCCCCCTCCCCCTGTGGCAGCGCCGGGACGGCATCGTTCCTGAGCAGTGGATCG ATGGCCCCAAAGACACGTCGGTGGATGACGCGCTGGACAAAACCTACACGCCGTCCCTAAAGACCTTTGAGGAGGAGATTATGGACGCCATGGGGATTGTGGAGACACGCAGGGCCAAGAAGTCCTACTGGTACTAA